A region of Candidatus Cloacimonas sp. DNA encodes the following proteins:
- a CDS encoding ATP-binding protein: protein MKSIMRYLEQLNDVEDQGKVVTYIHDLLNKEDLCDEASDSDNESDWRNSTSTEVKANMSDGPGHDSVMRSLQCSITKSPLLAAYQLQPSELMLIARICNKTKANCEQDFNVPEICEMMPGMDDNLDKQYAAIVDLIDREILSTPHLMGVDYHYDIRALYGTGLRLNGLLWNLILGKDPVNTGLKAFGKGLTNPNTAMNSILKMIGVLFMHYPELTDDFSSNNGACYGRNFNMVLDSYLDALIHAKGAARWVEFCKKHKLNAFWQKCLLLIDYFNRETANQVSPSTLASLLARNSKERKHYIDMLAKNNLLSKKGLIEPHFPIFAVYMMELTYNAVTALHGETEKAGDESGKVDRSLSSSTYLTRINPTQTLEQLILDQPTRELIVTIVQRLRNPQRDGFVEWGLMGASLTGDKDVQQGINILLHGVPGTGKTFIAGVIANELKRPLIQINANAIRGSFYGESEKQARELFQEMREAVKRLSPVFLLNEGDQLIHQRISSPERAVDHAENTIQSVFLEELESFPGILIITTNLADNLDLAMSRRLHYKLEIKAPDYQARIALWRMHLPATIPGASDIAVEGLANDFPFTGGQIRLVVQNACHEVYLRGKTATLTLADLRKYAILESGTNFEMPKRAIGFAL from the coding sequence ATGAAAAGTATTATGAGATATCTGGAACAACTGAATGATGTTGAGGATCAGGGCAAGGTGGTGACTTATATTCATGATCTCCTAAATAAGGAAGATCTCTGTGATGAGGCGTCTGATTCGGATAACGAGAGTGATTGGCGGAATAGTACATCCACAGAGGTAAAAGCTAACATGAGTGATGGTCCCGGTCATGATTCTGTTATGCGCTCTTTGCAATGCTCGATAACTAAGTCCCCGCTGCTTGCTGCATATCAATTGCAGCCCAGCGAACTGATGCTAATCGCCAGGATATGTAACAAGACCAAAGCGAACTGTGAGCAAGATTTCAATGTGCCAGAGATCTGCGAAATGATGCCTGGAATGGATGATAACCTGGATAAGCAGTATGCCGCCATAGTTGATTTGATCGACAGGGAAATCCTGAGTACACCTCACTTAATGGGAGTGGATTACCATTATGACATTCGGGCATTGTATGGCACTGGCTTACGGCTTAATGGCTTGCTCTGGAACCTGATCCTGGGCAAAGATCCCGTCAATACGGGACTCAAGGCCTTTGGCAAGGGACTGACCAATCCCAATACCGCAATGAATTCTATCTTAAAGATGATCGGAGTGCTCTTTATGCATTATCCGGAACTGACTGACGATTTCTCATCCAATAACGGAGCATGCTATGGCAGAAACTTTAATATGGTGCTTGATTCCTATTTAGATGCTTTGATTCACGCAAAGGGCGCTGCCAGATGGGTAGAGTTCTGCAAGAAACACAAACTTAATGCTTTCTGGCAGAAATGCCTGCTACTGATCGATTACTTTAATAGAGAGACAGCAAATCAGGTTTCCCCTTCTACCTTGGCATCGCTGTTGGCAAGAAATTCCAAAGAGCGCAAGCACTATATCGATATGCTTGCCAAGAATAATCTGCTTAGTAAAAAAGGCCTTATAGAACCTCATTTCCCCATATTTGCCGTCTATATGATGGAACTGACCTACAATGCAGTGACTGCCCTGCATGGAGAAACAGAAAAGGCAGGAGATGAATCGGGCAAAGTGGACAGGTCGCTTTCCAGTTCCACTTATCTTACCCGTATCAATCCAACCCAGACCCTGGAGCAACTCATCCTGGATCAGCCAACCCGGGAATTGATCGTCACCATAGTGCAAAGGCTGCGCAATCCTCAGAGGGATGGATTCGTTGAGTGGGGATTGATGGGAGCGTCGCTTACAGGCGACAAGGATGTCCAGCAAGGTATCAACATATTGTTACACGGAGTTCCCGGCACTGGCAAGACCTTCATAGCGGGCGTGATAGCCAATGAACTGAAGCGTCCTTTGATCCAGATCAATGCCAACGCTATCCGGGGTTCTTTTTACGGAGAAAGCGAAAAACAGGCCAGGGAACTCTTTCAAGAGATGCGTGAGGCAGTTAAGCGCTTGTCCCCGGTCTTTTTGCTTAACGAAGGAGACCAGCTTATCCATCAGCGTATTTCATCTCCTGAAAGAGCGGTTGATCATGCGGAGAATACCATCCAGAGCGTGTTTCTGGAGGAATTGGAAAGCTTTCCCGGTATCCTGATCATCACCACCAATCTGGCTGATAATCTCGATCTGGCAATGTCCCGACGGCTTCACTATAAGTTGGAAATCAAAGCGCCCGATTATCAAGCACGGATAGCGCTGTGGCGCATGCATCTTCCAGCGACCATTCCAGGGGCATCGGACATTGCTGTGGAAGGCCTTGCGAACGACTTTCCCTTTACCGGCGGTCAAATCAGGCTAGTAGTGCAGAATGCCTGCCATGAGGTCTATCTGCGTGGGAAAACAGCTACATTGACCCTGGCTGATCTGCGTAAATATGCCATCCTCGAGAGCGGCACAAACTTCGAAATGCCCAAGCGGGCAATTGGTTTTGCCCTGT